One stretch of Callospermophilus lateralis isolate mCalLat2 chromosome 11, mCalLat2.hap1, whole genome shotgun sequence DNA includes these proteins:
- the LOC143410788 gene encoding transport and Golgi organization protein 1 homolog, with translation MFAILGYQALSYVGYLDNLITDASSVLRHGVVLMYRGEALEDFRGPDCRFVNFKKGDPVYVYYKLAEVSPELWARSVGHIFRYFPKDFIKVVREYTKEELQISTVETDFVCFDGGRHDFDNYSVEEFLGFLELYDSADEDSEKAIEKVEQFPEVSQDVEPEPKPVVANSEQIESAFSENTMDLEEQFLAQKNHPHADSQTDNAQGEQTSFEPFEEILQDELKVQESENNKTSNSSQVSNEQKTNAYTLLKKEMTLDLKTKFGYTADALVSDYETTRLVTSLDGDFDDEQLDADYYAFDKEEEENEESFGELPLLTFISEEGMKFSVEFRVEKYSIGEEQNSNEEDKVEVTLPPGIKDDKNILTTLEDTLYIGTGGDEKTDMMDLRNSYSEEEKEDEEALVPDRKQKKPQAATDYIYPESAKYGLFVETSKTDNDEEPKVDIELHIKGKETDVQEPKKHLMQDVSELEDEKIEGMIAYTSPQSNKLSSLPAVEKGKDTLKSAFENNKNDLKEAVIHISKEVNEELSSPGEKILEDSLENKSLHKAVGSLMTQEQSKPPESLGIATFLGDNQNDASKDGMEEPGSVSTPTLHIDSVEHQPQEIKEGLVLKTENQSGFSSPDGIGLLREPEEEVPSPGKNLSWQQERDVIVTVSHVNEKIGLSKDEGKEQSSAEELIQHKATQGTQEIKKTEQTDEVEVPGLHTKRPAAVEEDYYPPEELLEDENAVSAKQSKEKHSGIQNVNQHVLEKAILETINPDLETKENKQEMSIIWEIFKKSETTAKRVDMMDKERGDMEMGKEESPLADEEAQGLFDGSDEENTQTSGISEVFQDKDSDDLEKDNPKEHLNTSGSTEKATGKEISKEDLEDIGHITDTESQGPASADLEDDILPQSPHIALKPELSDQEEDLPIIRSFFTEQKSLQRFLKYFDGQELEAMLQEMSLKLKSAQQESLPYNVEKVLDKVFRASESHILSVAEQMLDNRVNDIRDIGIKESNIFEEAAVLDDIQYLIYFVRYKHSTVEETASLITAPPLEEIWAKAEEMQPPHEDDFPKENTNNLNRNLHEEPRLLSHHLNMNHPEEPSLLSQPVTEDMGVLEVSQIPNTEKVDPELLITEGTPVDNADTEEKLKEIKVEEPPDATLLDNMLSLLYSYLLYFTKMNLSFLKHITEQQIAQKIINFMKEDEELLQKFSKYEEKIKESEKQIQETMKQNMILSDEATKYKDKIKLLEKAKEFLDERAKSLHVMLESEREQNAKNHDLIIENKKSIEKLEDVISVNTSEFSELQIVFNEAKLREEKVKLECCQLQKENTILKTTKEQLQQEVKDWCTSHAELSEHIKSFEKSQKDLLVFLNHKDDTINALTNYITQLNRLQCESESEDQNREDESDELTNGEVAGDRNEKIKDQIKQMMDVSRTQTTISVVEEDLKLLQLMLRASMSTKCNLEDQIKKLEGDCNSLQSSKVGLEEECKTLRQKVEILNELYQKNEMALQKKQSQEECERLEKEQQLSAADEKVVSAVQEVKNYKQRIEEMEEELQKTERSFKNQIAMHEKKAHDNWLKARSAERAIAEEKREAANLRQKLLEMTQKMAMRQDEPVIVKPMPGRPNLQNPPRRGPLNHNGSFGPSPVSGGDCSPSLTAEPAGRPPSSTINQRDMPRNGFDPGCGPAHMNSSSKSSSPAKVTDEGKVNMAMKGPPPFSGVPFMGPPMEPPMGRPPPPPFWYGPPFQLGGPFGPRPIPPPFGPCMRPPIGFREYAPGVPPGQWDLPFDPRDFFPGPAPFRPLGSFGPREYFIPGAPLPPPTHGPQDYGPPPAAKDLMSSGFKDEPPPTPDSQSSEGCSQALKQGP, from the exons GATCTTGAGGAACAATTTCTGGCTCAGAAGAACCATCCTCATGCAGATAGTCAAACAGATAATGCTCAAGGTGAACAAACTTCATTTGAACCCTTTGAAGAAATACTACAAGATGAATTGAAAGTGCAAGAAAGTGAAAACAACAAAACCAGCAACAGTTCTCAGGTCTCAAACGAACAGAAGACTAATGCTTATacacttttgaaaaaagaaatgacattaGACTTGAAAACCAAATTTGGCTATACTGCTGATGCACTTGTGTCTGATTATGAGACGACCAGACTGGTGACTTCATTAGACGGAGATTTTGATGATGAGCAATTGGATGCTGATTATTATGCATTTgataaggaagaagaggagaatgaGGAAAGCTTTGGGGAGCTCCCATTACTAACCTTTATAAGTGAAGAAGGcatgaaattctcagtggagtttCGAGTGGAGAAATATTCAATAGGTGAAGAGCAAAATTCAAATGAAGAAGATAAGGTTGAGGTAACTCTGCCCCCAGGCATCAAGGATGATAAAAATATACTGACAACCTTGGAGGATACTTTATATATTGGCACAGGTGGTGATGAGAAAACAGATATGATGGATTTGCGGAATTCttattcagaagaagaaaaagaagatgaggAAGCTTTAGTTCCagacagaaaacagaagaaaccaCAAGCAGCAACAGATTATATTTATCCTGAAAGTGCAAAATATGGTCTTTTTGTGGAAACCTCTAAGACAGATAATGATGAAGAGCCAAAAGTGGACATCGAACTTCATATTAAAGGAAAAGAGACAGATGTTCAGGAGCCTAAGAAGCACCTGATGCAAGATGTTTCAGAATTAGAGGATGAGAAGATAGAAGGGATGATTGCATATACTTCTCCCCAAAGCAATAAGCTCAGCTCATTGCCAGCTGTTGAAAAGGGCAAGGACACATTAAAATCAGCCTTTGAAAACAACAAGAATGACCTAAAAGAAGCAGTTATCCATATCTCAAAAGAAGTGAATGAAGAACTCTCTTCACCTGGAGAGAAGATTTTGGAAGATAGCTTAGAGAATAAATCTCTACATAAAGCTGTAGGGAGTCTGATGACCCAAGAACAGAGTAAACCACCAGAATCCTTGGGTATTGCAACATTCCTGGGAGATAATCAAAATGATGCATCCAAAGATGGAATGGAGGAGCCAGGTTCAGTAAGTACACCAACCCTGCACATAGACTCAGTGGAGCATCAACCTCAGGAAATTAAAGAGGGACTAGTtctgaaaactgaaaatcaatctgGATTCTCCTCTCCAGATGGAATTGGTTTGCTAAGAGAACCGGAAGAAGAGGTCCCCAGTCCCGGAAAAAATCTTTCTtggcaacaagaaagagatgtgaTTGTTACAGTTAGTCATGTAAATGAGAAGATAGGGCTTTCCAAGGATGAGGGTAAAGAGCAGTCCTCGGCTGAAGAATTGATTCAGCATAAGGCAACACAGGGGacacaggaaattaaaaaaacagagcaaACTGACGAGGTAGAAGTACCGGGTCTCCATACCAAAAGGCCAGCAGCAGTAGAGGAGGATTATTATCCCCCTGAAGAGCTACTGGAGGATGAAAATGCTGTAAGTGCAAAACagtcaaaagaaaaacattctggGATTCAGAATGTTAACCAGCACGTTCTTGAGAAAGCAATTTTAGAGACTATCAATCCTGATCTAGaaaccaaagaaaacaaacaagaaatgagTATAATTTGGGAGATTTTTAAGAAAAGTGAAACCACAGCCAAAAGGGTAGACATGATGGACAAGGAACGAGGTGATATGGAAATGGGAAAGGAGGAAAGTCCTCTGGCAGATGAGGAAGCCCAGGGACTCTTTGATGGAAGTGATGAGGAAAACACTCAGACTTCAGGGATAAGTGAAGTATTTCAGGATAAAGATTCTGACGATCTTGAAAAAGACAACCCTAAGGAACATCTGAACACTTCAGGGTCTACAGAAAAGGCTACTGGAAAAGAAATCTCAAAAGAGGACCTTGAGGACATAGGGCATATCACAGACACAGAAAGCCAGGGTCCTGCTTCTGCAGACCTTGAAGATGATATACTTCCACAGAGTCCACATATAGCCCTAAAGCCAGAGCTTAGCGATCAGGAGGAAGACTTGCCCATAATCCGCAGCTTCTTTacagaacaaaagtccttgcAACGCTTCCTGAAGTACTTTGATGGCCAAGAACTGGAAGCCATGTTGCAGGAAATGTCATTAAAGCTGAAGTCGGCACAGCAGGAGAGCCTGCCCTATAATGTGGAAAAAGTTCTAGATAAGGTCTTCCGTGCCTCTGAGTCACACATTTTGAGCGTAGCAGAGCAAATGCTTGATAATCGTGTGAATGATATTAGAGACATAGGAATAAAGGAAAGTAACATATTTGAAGAGGCTGCCGTGCTGGATGATATCCAATACTTGATCTATTTTGTGAGGTACAAGCACTCCACAGTGGAGGAGACTGCTTCATTGATTACAGCGCCTCCTCTAGAGGAAATCTGGGCTAAAGCTGAAG AGATGCAGCCACCCCATGAAGATGATTTTCCTAAAGAGAACACAAATAATCTTAATAGAAATCTTCATGAAGAGCCTCGCCTCCTGAGTCATCATTTAAATATGAACCATCCTGAAGAGCCCAGCCTCTTGAGTCAACCTGTGACTGAGGACATGGGTGTCTTAGAAGTGTCTCAGATCCCAAATACTGAGAAAGTAGACCCAG AGCTACTTATAACAGAAGGTACTCCTGTTGATAATGCTGATACAGAAGAAAAACTAAAGGAGATAAAGGTGGAAGAGCCACCAGATGCCACCCTTTTGGACAACATGCTTTCCTTGTTATATTCATACTTGCTTTATTTCACTAAGATG AACCTTTCGTTCTTGAAACACA TCACTGAACAGCAAATTGCCCAAAAGATAATCAATTTCATGAAAGAAGATGAAGAACTGTTACAgaaattttcaaagtatgaagagaag ATAAAGGAATCAGAGAAACAGATCCAAGAAACCATGAAACAAAATATGATTCTTTCTGATGAAGCAACTAAATATAAG gataaAATAAAGCTTCTTGAAAAAGCTAAAGAATTTCTGGATGAGAGAGCTAAAAGTCTTCATGTTATGTTAGAATCTGAAAGAGAACAGAATGCTAAGAATCACGACTTG ATAATTGAAAATAAGAAATCTATAGAGAAGCTTGAAGATGTCATTTCAGTGAATACTTCTGAATTTTCAGAG CTTCAAATTGTCTTTAATGAAGCTAAGCTTCGTGAAGAGAAGGTGAAGTTGGAATGCTGTcagcttcagaaagaaaataccatACTTAAGACGACGAAAGAGCAG TTGCAGCAGGAAGTCAAAGACTGGTGTACATCACACGCTGAGCTCAGTGAACACATCAAATCATTTGAGAAGTCCCAGAAAGATTTACTTGTATTTCTTAATCACAAAGATGATACTATTAAT gctttgactaattatatcacacagttgaatcggttacaatgtgaatctgaatctgaggatcaaaatagagaagatgagtcagatgaattaaccaacggagaggtagcag gtgatcggaacgagaagatcaaagatcaaattaagcagatgatggatgtctctcgg acacaaactacaatatcagtagttgaagaggatctaaaacttttacaacttatgctaagagcctcgatgtccacaaaatgtaatctagaag accaaataaagaaattagaaggtgactgcaattcactacagtcttctaaagttggactggaagaggaatgcaaaactctaaggcagaaagtggagattttaaatgaactctaccagaaaaatgagatggcactacaaaa gaaacagagtcaagaagaatgtgagagactagaaaaagagcagcagctgtcagctgcagatgaaaaggtggtttccgctgtacaggaagttaaaaattacaa gcagagaattgaagagatggaagaagaatTACAGAAAACCGAGCGCTCATTTAAAAACCAG attgctatgcatgagaagaaagctcatgataattgg ctcaaagctcgttctgcagaaagagctatagctgaagagaaaagggaagctgctaatttgagacagaa actactggaaatgacccaaaagatggcaatgcggcaagatgaacctgtgattgtaaaaccaatgccagggagaccaaatttacaaaatcctcctcggagag GTCCACTGAACCATAATGGCTCTTTTGGTCCATCCCCCGTGAGTGGTGGAGACTGTTCCCCTTCACTGACAGCAGAGCCAGCTGGGAGACCTCCTTCTTCTACTATTAATCAAAGAGATATGCCTAGAAATGGATTTG ACCCAGGATGTGGTCCAGCTCACATGAACAGCAGCTCCAAAAGTTCTTCTCCAGCTAAGGTGACGGATGAGGGCAAG GTTAATATGGCTATGAAAGGGCCCCCTCCTTTCTCAGGGGTACCCTTCATGGGCCCCCCTATGGAACCCCCAATGGGACGGCCTCCACCACCTCCCTTTTGGTATGGACCGCCATTTCAGCTCGGTGGGCCTTTTGGGCCTCGGCCAATTCCTCCACCATTTG gtcCTTGTATGCGTCcaccaataggcttcagagaatatgcaccaggtgttccacctggacaatgggatttgccttttgaccctcgtgatttttttccaggacctgcaccatttagacctttaggctcatttggcccaagagagtacttcattcctggtgccccattaccacctccaactcatggtccccaagactatgggccaccacctgctgcaaaagacttaatgtcttcaggctttaaagatgaacctccacctacacccgattctcagagtagtgagggctgttcacaggccttaaaacagggcccataa